The Phaeodactylum tricornutum CCAP 1055/1 chromosome 6, whole genome shotgun sequence region GTGCAAGGTGTACAGCTGTTTTCAGAGATCCGCACGGTTGCAGCAATCGCAGGCTGGCGAGAGCGACACAATCttttcgttgttgttgttgctgctgcacCGACGACCCGTTGACTCTAGGCAACGACAGTACCGTTGCCAAACAAGATGGCACGGTTTCATGTACAAAGGTGTCCAGAGCAGACGAGTCGTCCTGGATTAGTGCCGACGCTTGCGAGACGACGAGTTTGTCGACGATATCGTTTACACGAGGATCCGTACTCAATCGTTGGGATTGCCTTTGCGTTGGCATTGTCCGACTACTGCGAACCTTGCGCTTACGGGTTGAACGCGGATTGACTGCGTTTTGGTAGCTGGTCCTATCGTGCTTGGGAACAAGACAAGTTTCATTCGTCATGGTGGGATAGTAAAAATGGGTAGTGGAAAGGCAACCGATGTACGAACCGGACAATTTGGTTTTGAATTCTGGGCGCGCGCCATTCCTAGCGCGGGTTACGCACGAAGGCTATGGCCCGATGTGTCTCTTCGTTATAATCAGCTATGTCGCAATGCAATTCGAATCAAGCCCAGTAGGCAGGCGGTGTTTGCGACCCAAAAAGCGCAAATATCCGATAATATATATTTGAAACTCACCGCAAATAAGAATACCGGTATTAGGTTATAACcagaccgccttaaattcggtaaacaccgcaaacaccgcaaatagcttatttgcggtgtgatCGGGActtttatttgcggtgtttgcggtattcTTAACCCTAGCGTATTATACTTAACAACTTTATGTCGCAATGATATCGTATATAATATGTACTGTAAATTTACTTGTCACTGTGTTgtcgcagttttctaatatgagaggaaagcactttcggaCTGTTCTCCTCCTTCAAGAGAGAAGTCTGTGAGCTCCTGTTGGCTTGCATCCTTCTCTCAGTTtatggctgttgttgataaatctaattgacagtaaggagatcatgtgtttcggaaggaaaagtctcCATAAAAATTTTGCTGGGGAGGAGACTGTCTGTTTTCTAAtgccaagcaatccaagaaaggacttactgttaatctCATAGACAAGAGGAGTACAAGCATTTTTATCTGGGAAAAGCTTCCTCTTGATGGGCCCTGGGAAAGGCAATGAATCTCTCTTCTGCTTGTATGTTGTGCTGGTGTCTAGAGCTCATTTCTTATGAGAAATATAGTAAACTGGCACATGCcacttacagctagctcaAACGGAACCGTTGATGGTAGAACTGTATCAATTTTGCTGTATACAATGGcagctttgtcaatgccatCTGCAACTGTCACAGGATGTTTATGGCAACACAGtaaaaaaggttttttcgCTATGAGAAAACTGAAGCGGCCTTTTAAGATTCGAAAATTTGAATCAAAATGttagtcttgtttgctttatttcagtcttgtttgcggtgtttttggaaatgttatttgcggtgtttgcggtgttttggtccaaaacaccgaatttaaggcggtctggttataactgtaaatccacTTGTAAGTCTGTTTTACGTGAAGCCAGTACAAACAAATAAACTCCGGGGACTTCATAGCAAGCCCCACCCTGACTAATGGGGCAATAGACTGCATTGTGGACTTCATCACTCTGCAAACCAATGCCAAGATGACTTTCCAATCTAACAGCAAGCCAAAGCTTTTAAATGGCCTGGAGGTTACTGCGTGTGATCCCGGTTACAGTTGCATGGTACTTTTATATTAGTGTTTTTTACGTTCATTGTTTTAAAAACAAAATCCATTAGGGATCAATTTGGCGGAAAAGCGTTCTTCACCAACCTATCAAAAGTGTCGGGTCTATCTCTCTACAAATGCACAATTAGCACAAGACACATAATCAAAAAAGGGTCTCATCAACTAATGGACGAGAATAGTCGTTTTGCCCATTCTTCGAGGCGTAACGAGCGCTCGAAAGTCTTACCAACGGTGGGACGGTTTGGATTGGTACGATTTTGGACATCGGTCGATGGCGCGTGTGCTGATGAGGTACTACACCCCTCAGAGTCGTCGCCACAAGCCGATGCGCGCGGACCCCCTTTCACgggatgctgctgctgttgctctTGTCGCAAAACCAGAGCCATACCGAGGGTCCATTCCACTTCCGACCCGTCCACGAGGAACGTAAAAGTGATATCTCGGGACTCTGGCGCAAAGCCGAATCCGTCACGGAGCAACGTTACCATATACACTGCTTCGAGACACCGGTGCGGAAGTACTTCGGCACGTGTAAATGCGTGCGCATCGTGCTGGATCTTGACCAAATCGTCGTGCCACGAGCGACTGCACAGACCTTCCAACGCGTCGAAAAGTTCTTGAATGCTTGGTGTCGGCCACGATTCGTTCAATGCCTGATGAGCTTGCGGGTGATTGCGCGAAAGCTCGCGGAGACTGTCGAgcgcaaagaaaaacaaactCATAGCTAGAAACTTTCCGCGAATGGGGGGATGCTCTACCCCGCCCACGTGGCTACCTAGCTTGGCCAAGTCGGCTTCGGAAGGATGCGGAATGAGCCTTTGGACCTCCTCGACGCAGCGATGAGCATCGCCTGTTCCAATCAGCGTATACTTGTCCCATTCGAGTGCGTACCCCGCAAACGCGCAGGGATTCTCAATGACCTTGGAATCGCAGGTTTCGTCGTTCTTGTTCGCACGCTCCGTATCGTGCTGCTGAACCCAGGTATTCCACAAGCGTTCGCGGAACTGATCGACTCCGTACGAAAGATAGGACGTGGAGAAAAAGTCGGGTCCGTGTAAGCGAGTTGTTGTGGAACCGTGGCACACGTTTCCGCGGTCGAACACGTCGTCCTCTTTGTTATCGATTTCTAGTGCGTCCACCGCAGGGTTGGTGCAGGAGCTTACGTCGGCCGTATCCAAAGTGGGAGTCGGCAAAAATACAATTTGAGTGGAACTCCCGCCCATGTCGAGTGCCCCGATCTGTCCGGTGGGACGGTGCGAAACGACTTTGTTTTGTAATTCGTCAATGTCGGGATGCGCAACCAATTCCAGATTCGTCGTGACGATCCCTTGCAAATAATTGGCGGCGACCGCGCCGTAAAAGCCTTCCAGGTCGCCGGATAGTGTTTGAATATCTTCACGCTGCAATGCGGTAAAGACAAAATCGGGCGAGGCAACGAGTCCATCATACATGGCATCGTAAACTAGTTGTTGGTCGCGGTCGGACAAGAGCCGCATACCGGCGGTTGCTTGATACTTGACAGTAGTAGTGGCGTGGTAGCGTGGCGGAATAATGCGTGCGGCTTGCACAAAGGCGGGCAGCAAGTGTGCGGCGACGTGAGTTGCTTTGACCAGGGGCTGTTCCCTTGTCGGTCCAAAGGCCGACAAGGGCACGTCCGCCCGTGCCGATCCCCGGCGTTCCAAAACAAGTCGTCGTTCCGGTTCCGACTCCGCATACTGTGATTCAGTATCCACCCGCTTTGGGATTTGGTAGACGAATTCAAAGACGTGCAAACGACTTCCGGTGGAACCTCCGTCAATgatctaacagtaaggcaggcagaagaagaagaggacgaggaaACAAAGCACAGTGAGGGGTGATACGAATATGGTCAGCTCGTGGTGGGGTTTTCGGTTATAGCGTGAAGACTTACAATCATAAAGGGGCAAGGTTCGACTGCTGCCGCTTCCTCCGTACGACTGTTGATGCTTTCTTCGGGAAAGACCAAGGCCCACATACTGGACAATAGCAGCAGTAGCATCATGACTCGCTGTTGCAGCGACCGAATCTTCATGGGATCTGTCTAAGGAAGAGTGTGTTGTCTTTGCCTAGCGCAATGATTCTCTTTGTCTATGTCCCGAGAACGCTCGGCCTCTGGAGAAGATTCTCACCCACCAACAAGGCAACCGAGTCAGGCGTCCTTTTCCAACGGTCCTTGCAACCCACGTGTGTAGGTCGATCCTCCCCCGACTACAGCAGTCAATCAGTAACTCAAACGTTGGTAACAAAGACACGTCAACGGGTAAACGGAGGAAGTGGGGTTGACCGAGACGACAGAGTCTTTCTTGCCAATCGTGCAGATGATGGAATGCAATCAGGGGGCACTTGCAACTGTGGGAAGTCCAACAGTTGGTCGTACCGTACCGTCCCGTACTCACTGTGTCACTTGTCACTCGGCATAACCCTATACTTGCGTCACGCGCGAGCCCATTCTTCGCCTTTATTTGTGCTCGCTTAATTTGCGGCGATGCGCCGCAATCGTGTCCAACGATCCGCGTTCCGACGCGTTTTTCACGAGTCattcgaaaaaaaaatccaGTGCCGGTTCAGCTGACGTGGTGGTCTGATCGCGATCGATGTGGCCATCGTTCGAAAGTCGTCCGAGCCCTAAgattttccaatttcctgTTCCGAAAGCGGGTTTGTCGCTCCAATAACATTCTGGACTCTCCATTCCCTATTCCAGCGCTCGTTGGGCTACCTACTACTAGTACAGTAGCACATACCATATATGGCCACACgcaatcacagtcacctCGCAATATCACTGCCAATCTACATCCCGCACCTTCAACCCCTTTTTCGAGACAATACCCAACTGTCCTCCACTCTTATTCCTATACTTGGCCAGACATTCGGGGTACGGTTCCACACCATGTCCATGCGCGAGTACTCCACTATCCTGCGAGAAGCCGGATTGACCACTCCTGGTCCCGATGGAGCCGCCGACAAACTGCAAATCGAGCATGTATTCGTCGTGACGCTCGGTGAAAATCTCGAAAGGATGGTCCACAAACTAGTCGATACCACCTTGCTCCTCTCCCTCAATTTGATACGCGCACTCAAAGTTCTCTCGTACGCATCATCTGCATTTCTTCTCCTTTACGGGACCTCGAAACTCATCCAAGCCATCCAGGGGAATGCGAGCAGTCCTGGGAGTACTACCGACCCCAAAACTCTGTAGTTGGAAGAGCTACCCAAAGGAGTCTCTCCACGGGGTCGGCACTCTCTCGACACGGTCGCAGAATATATCTCTTTCGTGAAACATCGTGGCCCTTTGACGTACAACATACGAACGTACAAAATGGAGATGGGTGAGATTCGTTCGTGTCTTTCGAGTGGGGGATTGGCACCAATCGTGGAAAGGAGACAACCCAATCAACCTGTGTTTGCATCCTTCTCTTCCGTTCCGGTTGGTCTCAGTGGAGGGGAGGCGGGACGAGTTGGATTGATTTCTTTCCCAAATATCACAAAAGTTGCCTTTTTATCGCCCAAAAACGACAGCTAATGCTAGAAACAAGTGTCGCCACATACAACACCGGTTTCTCTTTACCGCGCTGAGTCTGCAAATTGGCCTTTCTGTAAATccttcattgacagtgagattAACTGTGTGGCCACCTGTTTCATGCAATGCAGTTATTCTCCGCATCGGAACTCCAACATCCTCAAAGATGCAAGACTTGTCGTCCTTACGTGTACATCATACAGTATCGTGCCTGCGAGGATACCTTCGACATTGTCGGGATCAAAGGATTCGCCACTCCACCACGTCCACAAAAGCTCACCCTTGCATGATTATTGGGATTTTGCGGGAATCCTATAACGTTTGGGAACGCCGAGCACCACTCACTCCCGATAACGTACAAGTACTCCTGTCTAGCAATCCCGGTCGCTCGCGCATCCTCGTACAACCTAGTCGTCGCCGGGTCTTTCAAGATCTAGAATATCGCAAATCCGGTGCCGTTGTCACGGAAAGCCTGAAATTGCCGATTGCACCACGGATCATGGAATATCAGTGTTGGCAGTGGACATTTTGCCGACAGAGTTCCCTCGGGAAAGTAGTCAACACTTTGGACAAGAAGTGATAAAACTTGCTCAGGAAATGGTAAATACCACGACAAAGCAGGATTTTAGTATACAGGGTCTAGATACGACGTTGATTTCGGCCCCGTTGGTAGGTTGCTTTGGTAACCTTAGCAATTTTCAGCGACAGTCAAAAAAGGGCTCCTCAACATAGTGTACTTTTATTTCTTTCTGTCTTTTCGGTAGGCTGAGGCGTGCATCGCAAAGATCGATGGAACGCTTGAGCAAGGATTCCGCTATCTTAAAAAGAGCACCAACAGCACAGATGTCCGCAAAATATTCAATCGTGCTTCTATTGGAAGGCCACTTGTTTGATTCGGGTTTTATCAACCAAGTCCTGGACGTGATTAAAGGAAATGGCTGTGCAATAGAATTTCAAGAATGCACCTTTCCGACACAATCTGCTGAACGGAAGAGCGCAAAATCGCTGGTCATACTCAGTATACCGGGATCCGATGCAGCTGCCCTCGGAAAAGTTGAATCCAAAATTCACATTCTTGCACAAGTAATTGAAAAGGCGGAAGCAACAATCACCAGAGTGGATCACCAAAGGATGGATGACAACTTCACGCAAACACTGGTGAACGTGGAAGTGCCCAACATTTCCAAGAGAATTCTTGTATTAGGGGCTGGTATGGTTTCCAAAAGTGTGGTTGACCTTTTGGGCCGGTCGGCGAATCAAGAAATCACCGTGGCCAGTGAGAACCACGAGGAAGCCCGCCTTACAGCAGCCTTCTCTAAGCATGATCGCCACGTTGGCCTTGGTGTGGTCAATGATGTCAAGCGTCTCTCTGATCATATTGAAAGCGCTGATAAAGTAGTTAGTTTATTACCGCCCCCGATGCACTTTCAAGTGGCGCTGGACTGCATCAAGCACAAAACTGATCTTGTGACAGCAAGCTACGAAACTTAAGATATGCACCGGATAAAGGGCCGAGCCAAGGAGGCTGGTGTTATTATACTGAATGAAAGTGGATTAGATCCTGGGCTTGATCACATGAGTGCGATGAAAAAAATCGATGATATATTATCTCGGGGTGGCCGTGTCACGGTGTTCGCAAGTGTGTGCGGAGGACTGCCGTCTCCGGAAGCAGCTGACAATCCTCTGAAGTACAAATTTAGCTGGAGTCCAAAGGGTGTAATACAGACCAGTCAAAGCGATGCTCGGTATCGATGGGAGGGTCAGGTCCTTCAAGTACATGGGAGCGATTTGCTCGCTGCTGCGGCTCCTTTCCTCCATGCATGGCCCAAACTTGGACTGGAATGCTTGCCGAACCGTGACTCGCTTCGCTACGAACATATATACAACATCGGAGGCGCTAAAGCTACATTGCGATATCGAGGTTTCTCAAGCTGCTCTTATGGGCTTTTTTGCGTCAACCGAAGATTTACGGAGGTGATTGGCATACAAATGTAGAGCAGCTTCGTGATCAACGTGGTGGCTCTCTGAATGTGGAAGACTTTATACTGGCATGCGTTGccgacaattttgacgaGGCTGTGGCTGTCTTGGATACTTTGATTTGGCTTGGGGTTCTACCAGGACACATTCCGGTGTCTGGCAGCAACATCGTGGAAgccttcttcaattttttggaagacaaactgCGGTAcaaagaaagcgaaagcgaTATGGTCCTTATGCACCACATAATCGAGGCCTCTTTTGAACGAGCCAGAAGCGAGCGCCACCTCGCCAGTCCGCAAGTTTTTGGAGAGGAAGGTATTTCCGCCATGGCAAAGTGCGTTGGCTACACTACAGCATCATCAGCTGGGCTGATTCTTAGCTTTGCATTAGATGATCTGCTCGGCCTTCTCCTTCCGACATCACCACGTGTTTATGAGCCTGTCCTTGCGGCGAAGAAGGAATCGCCTTCCACGAAACGTGCACATCAGATC contains the following coding sequences:
- the LKRSDH gene encoding saccharopine dehydrogenase, with protein sequence MQDLSSLRVHHTVSCLRGYLRHCRDQRIRHSTTSTKAHPCMIIGILRESYNVWERRAPLTPDNVQVLLSSNPGRSRILVQPSRRRVFQDLEYRKSGAVVTESLKLPIAPRIMEYQCWQWTFCRQSSLGKVVNTLDKKLRRASQRSMERLSKDSAILKRAPTAQMSAKYSIVLLLEGHLFDSGFINQVLDVIKGNGCAIEFQECTFPTQSAERKSAKSLVILSIPGSDAAALGKVESKIHILAQVIEKAEATITRVDHQRMDDNFTQTLVNVEVPNISKRILVLGAGMVSKSVVDLLGRSANQEITVASENHEEARLTAAFSKHDRHVGLGVVNDVKRLSDHIESADKVVSLLPPPMHFQVALDCIKHKTDLGRAKEAGVIILNESGLDPGLDHMSAMKKIDDILSRGGRVTVFASVCGGLPSPEAADNPLKYKFSWSPKGVIQTSQSDARYRWEGQVLQVHGSDLLAAAAPFLHAWPKLGLECLPNRDSLRYEHIYNIGGAKATLRYRGFSSCSYGLFCLRDQRGGSLNVEDFILACVADNFDEAVAVLDTLIWLGVLPGHIPVSGSNIVEAFFNFLEDKLRYKESESDMVLMHHIIEASFERARSERHLASPQVFGEEGISAMAKCVGYTTASSAGLILSFALDDLLGLLLPTSPRVYEPVLAAKKESPSTKRAHQIRQTR
- a CDS encoding predicted protein, with protein sequence MKIRSLQQRVMMLLLLLSSMWALVFPEESINSRTEEAAAVEPCPFMIIIDGGSTGSRLHVFEFVYQIPKRVDTESQYAESEPERRLVLERRGSARADVPLSAFGPTREQPLVKATHVAAHLLPAFVQAARIIPPRYHATTTVKYQATAGMRLLSDRDQQLVYDAMYDGLVASPDFVFTALQREDIQTLSGDLEGFYGAVAANYLQGIVTTNLELVAHPDIDELQNKVVSHRPTGQIGALDMGGSSTQIVFLPTPTLDTADVSSCTNPAVDALEIDNKEDDVFDRGNVCHGSTTTRLHGPDFFSTSYLSYGVDQFRERLWNTWVQQHDTERANKNDETCDSKVIENPCAFAGYALEWDKYTLIGTGDAHRCVEEVQRLIPHPSEADLAKLGSHVGGVEHPPIRGKFLAMSLFFFALDSLRELSRNHPQAHQALNESWPTPSIQELFDALEGLCSRSWHDDLVKIQHDAHAFTRAEVLPHRCLEAVYMVTLLRDGFGFAPESRDITFTFLVDGSEVEWTLGMALVLRQEQQQQHPVKGGPRASACGDDSEGCSTSSAHAPSTDVQNRTNPNRPTVGKTFERSLRLEEWAKRLFSSIS